One window of Tenacibaculum maritimum NCIMB 2154 genomic DNA carries:
- a CDS encoding GNAT family N-acetyltransferase, with protein sequence MSTANYFLKEIVASDINNIHKGLSDTDITRYYDVHFSTLEETKTQMKWYQNLKENGTGIWWGIYDKINQQFCGAGGFNDINKKHKKAEIGFWLLKEYWGKGILKEVMPQLFQIGFTKLNLNRIEGYVLSDNIKCKNALKKVNFTYEGTMREHEIKDNVKINVAIYAILKSEWSS encoded by the coding sequence ATGAGCACAGCTAACTATTTTTTAAAGGAAATCGTGGCATCTGACATTAATAATATTCACAAAGGATTGTCTGACACTGATATTACACGATATTACGACGTTCATTTTTCTACTTTAGAAGAAACTAAAACACAAATGAAATGGTATCAAAACCTCAAAGAAAATGGAACAGGGATATGGTGGGGAATTTATGACAAAATAAACCAACAATTCTGCGGTGCTGGTGGCTTTAATGACATTAATAAAAAACATAAAAAAGCCGAAATTGGCTTCTGGTTGCTAAAAGAATATTGGGGAAAAGGCATTTTGAAAGAGGTTATGCCTCAATTATTCCAAATTGGTTTTACAAAACTAAACCTAAATAGGATTGAAGGCTATGTACTTAGTGATAATATCAAATGTAAAAATGCATTGAAAAAAGTAAATTTCACTTACGAAGGCACCATGAGAGAACATGAAATAAAAGACAACGTAAAAATAAACGTTGCTATATATGCTATATTAAAAAGCGAATGGAGTTCATAA
- a CDS encoding M23 family metallopeptidase, whose product MKYYLFVFLVLFITPFSFSQESYPKNYFDSPLKIPTILSGTFGELRNNHFHSGIDIKTQGKEGIKIYAPANGYVSRIKVSQWGFGKALYISHPNGYTTVYAHLKSYADTIQKYIKDIQYKKESYATGNIFPSPKQFPIKKGQLIGYTGDTGSSGGPHLHYEIRNTKTAHIINPMHFGLIPPDSIHPIFKRLLAFPLNENARVNRTSKKIILPIKKINDSIYYTDKITASGTIGFGVSVFDRLNKARNKNGIYSLEMKVNGNRIYYHDVETFSFAESKYINLLIDYEYYKKHKRRIQKTYKVKGNKLSIYENLINNGMMDIKDGHTYQVEIIAKDFKNNSTTLKLPVTGSNTNLLFKAKDTTPYKIIAKNFHKFQEKNVSIAFPKNTFYSDCYLDFRVENGIAKVHKPSIPLDKKYTLSFDISGYPQKEQKQLYIANVNNIKYPRYITTKRNKNKIYATVKSLGNYTLKTDTNTPKISLINFKNGQWVSKLKTLKVKISDKGSGIKDYNATINNKWILMEFNHKKGILTYNFNDKKLVGSKHIFKLVVSDKVGNTKSVSTTFFRK is encoded by the coding sequence TTGAAGTACTATTTATTTGTTTTTCTAGTTTTATTTATTACTCCTTTTTCCTTTTCACAAGAAAGCTATCCTAAAAATTATTTTGATTCTCCTTTAAAAATCCCTACTATTTTGTCGGGCACTTTTGGCGAACTCAGAAATAATCACTTCCACTCTGGTATAGATATTAAGACCCAAGGAAAAGAGGGAATTAAAATTTACGCTCCTGCAAACGGATACGTTTCTAGAATTAAAGTATCTCAATGGGGGTTTGGAAAGGCTTTATATATTTCTCACCCTAATGGCTATACTACAGTTTATGCACATTTAAAAAGTTATGCTGATACTATTCAAAAATATATAAAAGATATTCAATACAAAAAAGAAAGTTATGCTACAGGAAATATTTTCCCTTCTCCTAAACAATTTCCTATTAAAAAAGGGCAACTAATTGGTTATACTGGTGATACAGGAAGTTCAGGAGGGCCTCATTTACATTATGAAATTAGAAATACTAAAACAGCACATATCATAAACCCCATGCATTTTGGGTTGATTCCTCCTGATAGTATCCACCCTATTTTTAAAAGATTATTGGCATTTCCTTTGAATGAAAATGCTAGAGTTAATAGAACTTCTAAAAAAATAATCCTTCCTATAAAAAAAATTAACGACAGTATCTATTATACTGATAAGATAACAGCTAGCGGCACTATTGGCTTTGGAGTATCTGTTTTTGATAGGTTAAATAAAGCTCGCAATAAAAATGGTATCTATAGCTTAGAAATGAAAGTAAACGGTAATCGTATCTACTATCATGATGTTGAAACCTTTTCTTTTGCTGAAAGCAAGTATATCAATTTATTGATTGATTACGAATATTATAAAAAACACAAACGTAGAATACAGAAAACATATAAAGTTAAAGGGAACAAACTCAGTATTTATGAAAACTTAATTAACAACGGAATGATGGATATTAAAGATGGTCATACTTATCAAGTAGAAATCATTGCTAAGGATTTTAAAAACAATAGTACCACCTTAAAGTTACCAGTTACTGGAAGTAACACTAACTTACTATTCAAAGCAAAAGACACCACCCCTTATAAAATCATTGCTAAAAACTTTCATAAATTCCAAGAAAAAAACGTTTCTATAGCCTTTCCTAAAAACACTTTTTATAGTGATTGTTACTTAGATTTTAGGGTTGAAAATGGAATTGCCAAGGTACACAAGCCTAGCATTCCTCTTGATAAGAAATACACGTTATCTTTTGATATTTCTGGTTACCCTCAAAAAGAACAAAAACAATTATACATTGCTAACGTTAACAATATAAAATATCCTCGTTATATAACTACTAAGAGAAATAAAAATAAAATTTATGCCACCGTAAAAAGTCTTGGTAACTATACTTTAAAAACAGATACTAATACGCCTAAAATTTCACTTATCAACTTTAAAAATGGGCAATGGGTTTCTAAATTAAAAACCTTAAAGGTTAAAATTTCCGATAAAGGTTCAGGAATTAAAGACTATAACGCTACAATAAACAATAAATGGATACTAATGGAGTTTAATCATAAAAAAGGAATTTTAACATATAATTTCAATGATAAAAAGTTGGTAGGTAGTAAACATATCTTTAAACTTGTAGTTTCTGACAAAGTAGGAAATACAAAATCTGTAAGCACTACTTTTTTCAGAAAATAA
- a CDS encoding S66 family peptidase — MIKPKKLQKGDKIATISLSWGGAGEIPHRYNIGKKQIQEVFGLEVTETKHALRSAKWIYENPKARAEDLMEALEDASIKAIFSNIGGNDSIRILPYINFDIIKNNPKIFIGFSDATVTHFCFYKAGVTSFYGTSTLVGFAENNGMHSYQIKDIKRTLFSNAPNGIILPNTNGWTSERLEWNLPKNQNLSRKLIQSSGWKFLQGTKIATGTLLGGCYDVLETLKDTAIWVSPAQWKGTIMFIETSESMMPPYLFLQILRNYAASGILHNINGLLIGRPYHNKYVKEYEEAIIQVIKKEAGLTELPIITEADFGHTCPTFTIPYGIKAEINPDAKTFAILENAVI, encoded by the coding sequence ATGATAAAGCCAAAAAAATTACAAAAAGGAGACAAAATCGCAACCATATCACTATCATGGGGAGGTGCTGGAGAAATTCCTCACCGCTATAACATTGGTAAAAAGCAAATTCAAGAAGTATTTGGACTTGAAGTTACGGAAACAAAGCATGCCTTAAGATCTGCCAAATGGATTTACGAAAATCCAAAAGCAAGAGCAGAAGATTTAATGGAAGCACTTGAAGATGCTTCTATCAAAGCTATTTTCTCGAATATTGGAGGTAATGATAGTATTCGAATCCTTCCTTATATCAATTTTGATATTATAAAAAATAATCCTAAAATTTTTATTGGCTTTTCTGACGCTACAGTCACTCATTTCTGCTTTTATAAAGCAGGTGTTACCTCTTTTTATGGTACGTCAACCCTTGTTGGTTTTGCTGAGAATAACGGCATGCACTCTTATCAGATTAAAGATATTAAAAGAACACTATTTTCGAATGCTCCCAATGGTATTATCCTCCCTAATACTAATGGATGGACCTCTGAAAGACTCGAATGGAATCTCCCTAAAAATCAAAATCTATCTAGAAAACTAATACAGTCTTCTGGTTGGAAATTCCTGCAAGGAACAAAAATAGCAACAGGTACTCTATTAGGAGGTTGCTATGATGTTTTAGAAACTTTAAAAGACACAGCCATCTGGGTAAGCCCAGCACAGTGGAAGGGTACAATAATGTTTATTGAAACATCCGAATCCATGATGCCTCCTTATTTATTTTTACAAATCTTAAGAAATTATGCAGCTTCAGGTATTTTACATAACATAAATGGACTACTCATAGGAAGACCATATCATAATAAATATGTAAAAGAATATGAAGAAGCAATCATTCAAGTTATTAAAAAAGAAGCAGGATTAACGGAATTACCCATTATCACTGAAGCTGATTTTGGGCACACCTGCCCTACTTTTACAATTCCATATGGGATCAAGGCAGAAATTAATCCTGATGCTAAAACTTTTGCGATTCTTGAAAATGCTGTTATCTAA
- a CDS encoding TonB-dependent receptor has product MKKTLFFFILLPFVTFAQKKAFIKGTVINKFNFPIEGVSVSYLNKGTTTDKDGFYELNIPIGKTVIVTFMHISYKSFSKKVTVRGARSVRLSPTLIIKNEELKEIIIKNQKKEAQGITKIDTKKVTALVGANAGVENVLMTLPGVSNNNELSTQYNVRGGNFDENLVYVNGIEIYRPFLIRSGQQEGLSFINSHMIQNINFSAGGFQAKYGDKLSSVLDITYRNPKKFGSRINLSLLGGSFTIEDTFLSKKLSAIVGVRYRDNSLFVNSKQTEVNFRPRFTDVQAFLSYKYQDKLTFNLLSNFSLNNYNYKPLTRRTRFGTIANPLELIVFYQGQEKNRYHTFFGAFSTDYQVNENLKITGIISSFNTQEEEFFDISASYNLGEVDSSIGSENFGEVEFSQGIGSQINHARNSLDALISNVQLKANFKKNNNEWNIGVKYQKENIRDRIREWEIIDSVGFSIRPPHHAISNNQPYTPFTGPIEAFQNIRAENDIDINRVSGYAQFSRKSNLKEHQIWFNFGVRGQNWLVKPRNAPSKSHFIFSPRAQFAIKPDWEKDMLFRISGGWYSQAPFYKELRDHNGRVNPTVKAQKSIHIVAGNEYSFAMWNRPFKLVTEAYYKNLSNVNSYTVDNVRIRYAANNASKAYAYGLDIRLNGEFVPGNDSWISFGYLKTEENNNHRGYIARPTDQRLKFGVLFQDYVPNLPDLKAYLNIVYNTGLPGGSPAYADPYQFQNRLHDYKRADLGLSYILADANKQHNTGFLKSFKELSIGLELFNIFDIRNSITNTWVRDAYSKQQFGIPNYMTGRVANFKIAMKF; this is encoded by the coding sequence TTGAAAAAAACACTCTTCTTTTTTATTTTACTACCTTTTGTTACATTCGCTCAAAAAAAAGCTTTTATAAAAGGAACTGTTATCAATAAATTTAATTTTCCTATTGAAGGAGTTTCTGTATCCTATCTAAACAAAGGAACCACCACTGATAAAGATGGCTTTTATGAATTAAATATTCCTATAGGAAAAACGGTAATCGTTACTTTTATGCACATTTCTTATAAATCGTTTTCTAAAAAAGTAACCGTTAGAGGAGCTCGATCAGTAAGGCTTTCTCCTACCCTGATTATTAAAAATGAAGAGTTAAAGGAAATTATCATAAAAAATCAAAAAAAGGAAGCACAAGGAATTACCAAAATAGACACTAAAAAAGTAACTGCTTTAGTAGGCGCAAATGCTGGAGTAGAAAATGTTTTAATGACACTTCCTGGGGTTAGTAATAACAACGAGCTAAGTACGCAGTATAACGTTCGAGGAGGAAATTTTGATGAAAATTTAGTATATGTCAATGGTATTGAAATATATCGCCCTTTTTTAATTCGCTCTGGGCAGCAAGAAGGATTAAGCTTTATCAATTCTCATATGATACAAAATATTAACTTTTCTGCTGGTGGATTCCAAGCTAAATATGGAGATAAACTTTCTTCTGTTTTAGATATAACATACCGCAACCCTAAAAAATTTGGTAGTCGAATTAATTTGAGTTTACTTGGGGGAAGTTTTACAATAGAAGATACTTTTCTCTCTAAAAAATTAAGTGCAATTGTAGGAGTTCGTTATCGTGACAATAGCTTATTTGTTAATAGCAAACAAACAGAAGTTAATTTCAGGCCTCGATTTACTGATGTACAAGCATTTTTATCTTACAAGTATCAGGATAAACTTACCTTTAACTTGCTAAGTAATTTTTCTTTAAACAACTATAACTATAAACCTTTAACAAGAAGAACGCGTTTTGGTACTATTGCCAATCCGTTAGAGCTTATTGTTTTTTACCAAGGTCAAGAGAAAAACCGGTACCATACTTTCTTTGGCGCTTTTTCAACGGATTATCAAGTAAATGAAAACCTTAAAATTACAGGAATTATTTCTAGTTTTAACACCCAAGAAGAAGAGTTTTTTGATATTTCTGCTTCTTATAATTTAGGAGAAGTTGATAGTAGCATTGGTTCCGAAAATTTTGGAGAAGTTGAGTTTTCACAAGGCATTGGTTCTCAAATTAATCACGCTCGTAATAGTTTAGACGCTTTGATTAGCAATGTACAATTAAAAGCTAATTTTAAAAAAAATAATAATGAATGGAACATTGGTGTCAAATATCAAAAAGAAAATATAAGAGACAGAATACGCGAATGGGAAATAATTGACTCGGTAGGTTTTTCCATTAGACCTCCGCATCATGCTATTTCCAACAACCAACCATATACCCCTTTTACAGGCCCTATTGAAGCTTTTCAAAATATTAGAGCTGAAAATGACATTGATATTAATAGAGTTTCTGGATATGCTCAATTTAGCAGAAAATCAAATTTAAAGGAACATCAAATATGGTTTAATTTTGGCGTTCGCGGGCAGAATTGGCTGGTAAAACCTCGAAATGCGCCTTCTAAAAGTCATTTTATTTTTAGTCCGAGGGCTCAATTTGCAATCAAACCTGATTGGGAAAAAGATATGCTATTCCGAATTTCTGGCGGATGGTACTCTCAAGCTCCTTTTTATAAAGAGCTCAGAGATCATAATGGTCGCGTAAATCCAACTGTAAAAGCTCAAAAATCAATTCATATCGTTGCAGGAAATGAATATAGTTTCGCAATGTGGAATCGTCCTTTTAAACTAGTTACCGAAGCTTACTATAAAAATTTAAGTAACGTAAACTCATATACAGTGGACAATGTTCGAATTCGATACGCAGCTAACAATGCCTCTAAAGCATATGCTTATGGTTTAGACATTCGTTTAAATGGTGAGTTTGTACCTGGGAATGATAGCTGGATAAGCTTTGGCTATCTAAAAACCGAAGAAAACAATAATCATCGAGGTTATATTGCACGTCCTACAGATCAACGCTTAAAGTTTGGTGTTTTATTTCAAGATTACGTACCTAATTTGCCTGACTTAAAAGCGTACCTAAATATTGTGTACAATACAGGTCTTCCAGGAGGGTCTCCTGCTTATGCAGATCCTTATCAATTTCAAAATAGGTTACATGATTATAAAAGAGCTGATTTAGGCTTATCGTATATTTTAGCAGATGCTAATAAGCAGCACAATACTGGCTTTTTAAAAAGTTTTAAAGAGCTCTCCATTGGTCTGGAACTTTTTAATATTTTTGATATCCGTAATTCAATAACAAATACTTGGGTTAGAGATGCCTATTCTAAACAACAATTTGGTATTCCAAACTATATGACAGGAAGAGTAGCTAATTTTAAAATAGCAATGAAGTTTTAG